A region from the Metarhizium brunneum chromosome 7, complete sequence genome encodes:
- the aprE_1 gene encoding Subtilisin E, which yields MIWLSVSALVWAALAFAPSSGAADGGGHRGNTYAGPNNYIIECHNGRDKDVLIHRIKHRDGQVHHDFNSGIFYGVSASVPGLGGDEIRNMAGVKDVWPVQVFRHEAKENSLKPRAAPKRQPYRRAVDTSWNHAMTQVDMLHSEGFYGTNITIAIIDSGTGRQVNYTHPALGGCFGRGCRVARGANFVRNEGKYGDPMDQNGHGTAVAGVLAGNDPRRNFVGVAPGATLAAYRVVDSKGYAREDDLIAGWLKAVEDGAQIIASSAGFDGSGWAQCPMAAVVARIAASGIPCIVGNGNDSKKGLFFSLDPSTGRNVLAVNSFAHRMVSSAGGSRAVTAGMSWLSASGPTWELDIKPNVGVPGDEIPCPQIDGSYDNCSGTSFAGPQVAGMAALIAERREDFDPGHLMSLLMTTAAVQKDGHFIPVVHLAFNDTDHRAQSITIRVTNKARFEVTYQLSILPAVTIYARRLPRDFKNPEYIQAPASIDMSKTFLKLVANQSDTITISAKDPKGLEADRLPVWSGWVAINSSDGKTLTVPYMGLAGSLHKQQVLESDGVSLQGFNHDMHNADSNRGAKFSYTVKKGFTTLSASIIINLILGSRVYVEAVPLSPRKWMTDRLGKSRGFPIKGYSPRALQRYTGIGLYDKEWDGQIQSGDYLPPGDYQLVVRALRVFGDPTMEADWDAAEPLPFQVMSGAGQEACKAYQSGKGPKDALFRNLQECHQVHNKTAVDAPWIPRPQDSSKCDDDNPTEEDCGTYHYCKAHQERLDDIISPFRNKYEFGV from the exons ATGATTTGGCTGTCCGTCTCTGCTCTAGTATGGGCAGCTCTGGCGTTTGCTCCCTCCTCTGGGGCAGCAGACGGGGGAGGGCATCGCGGCAACACATATGCAGGCCCCAACAACTATATCATCGAATGCCACAACGGCCGAGACAAAGACGTCCTGATTCACCGTATCAAACATCGCGATGGCCAAGTACATCATGATTTCAATTCTGGCATCTTTTACGGCGTCTCAGCTAGTGTGCCAGGCCTAGGGGGCGACGAGATAAGAAACATGGCAGGCGTCAAGGACGTGTGGCCGGTGCAGGTATTCAGACATGAGGCCAAAGAGAATAGTTTGAAGCCTCGAGCGGCCCCAAAGAGGCAGCCGTATCGACGTGCCGTCGACACTTCGTGGAATCATGCCATGACGCAGGTGGACATGCTCCATTCCGAGGGCTTCTACGGCACAAACATTACCATTGCCATCATAGATTCTGGT ACGGGGCGGCAGGTCAACTACACACATCCGGCCTTGGGTGGCTGCTTCGGTCGTGGCTGCCGAGTCGCTCGCGGAGCCAATTTCGTCCGGAACGAGGGAAAGTATGGTGATCCCATGGATCAAAATGGTCATGGAACTGCTGTTGCTGGCGTGCTGGCCGGGAACGATCCTCGGAGAAACTTTGTGGGCGTGGCTCCCGGCGCGACACTTGCCGCATATCGAGTTGTGGATTCCAAGGGGTACGCCAGAGAAGACGATTTGATAGCAGGCTGGCTTAAAGCAGTGGAAGACGGAGCACAGATTATCGCTTCCTCGGCTGGTTTTGACGGATCCGGCTGGGCACAGTGTCCCATGGCAGCTGTTGTGGCGCGCATCGCCGCAAGTGGCATACCTTGCATCGTGGGCAATGGTAATGATTCTAAGAAGGgcctcttcttttctctaGATCCCTCGACTGGCCGAAATGTGCTGGCAGTCAACTCATTTGCCCACCGGATGGTGTCTTCGGCCGGTGGTAGTCGTGCCGTCACGGCGGGCATGTCGTGGCTTTCTGCCTCTGGGCCGACCTGGGAACTGGATATCAAGCCCAATGTCGGCGTACCCGGCGATGAAATACCTTGTCCGCAAATCGACGGCAGCTATGACAATTGCTCCGGCACATCCTTTGCTGGACCACAAGTTGCGGGCATGGCGGCTCTCATTGCCGAGCGCCGGGAGGATTTCGATCCGGGGCACCTGATGAGTCTTCTCATGACCACGGCCGCGGTCCAAAAAGATGGCCATTTCATTCCCGTAGTCCA CCTTGCCTTTAACGATACAGACCACCGGGCTCAGTCCATCACCATTCGAGTCACTAATAAAGCTCGGTTTGAGGTTACGTATCAGCTCTCGATTCTTCCTGCGGTCACTATTTACGCTCGCAGGCTACCGAGAGACTTTAAAAATCCAGAGTATATCCAAGCTCCTGCGTCTATTGACATGAGCAAGACTTTTCTTAAGCTAGTCGCCAACCAGTCAGATACTATTACAATCTCGGCTAAAGATCCCAAGGGCCTTGAAGCCGACCGCTTGCCGGTATGGTCTGGCTGGGTCGCTATCAATAGTTCTGATGGCAAGACACTGACTGTGCCATATATGGGCCTTGCGGGCTCGTTACACAAGCAACAAGTTCTTGAGTCTGATGGGGTCAGCTTGCAAGGCTTCAACCACGATATGCATAATGCAGACAGTAATCGTGGTGCAAAATTCAGCTATACTGTCAAGAAGGGCTTCACAACACTTTCAGCCTCTATCATTATTAACCTAATTCTCGGAAGCCGTGTATATGTCGAGGCTGTTCCCCTATCGCCTCGAAAATGGATGACTGACCGCCTAGGCAAGAGCCGAGGTTTTCCGATCAAGGGTTACTCTCCAAGAGCACTCCAGAGGTATACCGGCATTGGGCTATACGACAAAGAATGGGACGGTCAAATTCAGTCCGGTGATTACCTCCCACCAGGCGACTATCAACTGGTAGTGCGCGCCCTGAGGGTTTTTGGAGATCCTACTATGGAAGCCGACTGGGATGCGGCTGAACCACTCCCATTTCAAGTTATGAGTGGCGCGGGCCAGGAAGCATGCAAGGCGTACCAGTCTGGAAAGGGGCCCAAGGACGCTCTATTTCGAAATCTACAAGAATGCCATCAGGTTCacaacaagacggcagtGGACGCTCCCTGGATCCCTCGCCCTCAGGATAGTAGCAAGTGTGATGATGATAATCCAACGGAAGAGGACTGCGGCACTTACCACTACTGCAAAGCGCATCAAGAACGACTTGATGACATTATATCCCCTTTCAGGAACAAATATGA GTTTGGTGTATAG
- the pyrG_1 gene encoding Orotidine 5'-phosphate decarboxylase, producing MASKSTVPYSSRAASHPHPVAKKLFRIADSKRSNLIISADFTDTESLLKCADELGPYIAVFKTHVDIIHDFSDKTVSGLKELAAKHDFLIFEDRKFVDIGTTVQKQYHGGALRISEWADIVNVSLLGGDGVVDALEQVISDETFPYRNERGLLLLAEMTTAGSLAVGEYTQRCVDVARRTGMGGAVIGFVAMRSLGPAGLDPSLADEDFVIFTTGVNGSKSGNVLGQRYQTPAAAVGGGSDFIIAGRGIYSAEDRVQAAKQYQEEGWAAYEARISM from the exons ATGGCTTCCAAATCTACAGTACCGTATTCTAGCCGAGCCGCTTCCCATCCGCACCCTGTCGCCAAGAAGCTTTTCCGAATTGCGGACAGCAAAAGGTCAAATTTAATTATATCGGCCGACTTTACCGACACGGAAAGTCTTCTGAAATGTGCGGATG AGCTTGGACCCTACATCGCAGTCTTCAAGACCCATGTCGATATTATCCATGACTTCAGCGACAAGACTGTTTCCGGGTTAAAGGAACTTGCGGCCAAACATGACTTCCTCATCTTTGAAGACCGTAAATTCGTCGACATAGGGACGACTGTACAGAAGCAATACCACGGCGGCGCCCTCCGCATCTCCGAATGGGCAGATATTGTTAATGTAAGCCTTCTCGGGGGTGATGGCGTCGTGGATGCACTCGAGCAAGTGATTTCCGACGAGACATTCCCGTACCGTAACGAGAGAGGTCTGCTCTTGCTGGCCGAGATGACAACGGCCGGCAGCCTCGCTGTTGGTGAGTACACCCAGCGCTGCGTTGACGTTGCGAGAAGGACGGGCATGGGCGGCGCGGTGATTGGCTTCGTAGCCATGCGCAGCCTTGGTCCTGCAGGACTCGATCCTAGCTTGGCCGACGAAGATTTCGTCATCTTCACGACGGGCGTCAACGGCAGCAAATCGGGCAATGTATTGGGCCAGCGGTATCAAACGCCCGCGGCGGCTGTTGGGGGAGGTTCCGATTTTATCATTGCTGGGAGAGGCATTTATTCCGCGGAGGATCGTGTCCAGGCTGCAAAGCAATACCAGGAAGAGGGCTGGGCGGCCTATGAGGCTCGGATCTCGATGTAG
- the LSG1 gene encoding Large subunit GTPase 1, which translates to MVLAKSKKSVGLGNTLMNDRFGKGKGSDRKKQSSITRTNHATGEQYLVNEKQDASWVKMRSVTEQGALDEFLATAELAGTDFTAEKMNNVKIIHTDQKNPYLLSANEERTVLGKHKMHRGRLTVPRRPHWDSTTTPQELDARERDAFLSWRRGLAELEENNDLLMTPFERNLEVWRQLWRVIERSDLIVQIVDARNPLLFRSEDLEIYVKDVDPKKENLLLINKADMMTLAQRRAWAKHLKKAGIAYKFFSAQLAKELNEARDEDGGSEDEVEKPSSHSAGKQPATGEDSSEEESEDDGGAPTAVDEDEDTQILTVEELEDIFLQHSPKDAASDHKLQVGLVGYPNVGKSSTINALIGAKKVSVSSTPGKTKHFQTIHLSENVILCDCPGLVFPNFAFTKADLVCNGVLPIDQMREYTGPVGLVTQRIPQRFLEAIYGIQIKTRPLEEGGSGIPTGEELLRAYARARGFQTQGLGQPDEARASRYVLKDYVNGKLLFVHPPPGIEDAKAFNRELYSEFNLPEKRRAALAAATEAMSLKDDDSVTVDSDMISIPAGPKTEKLDARFFGPDKSQGHIAMPFNHKYTEQGQAAGRMLTGRKARTVVALENGIDPKDVQLLSSKKHFKGGAKNGKSKKHRYMNTDD; encoded by the exons ATGGTTCTGGCAAAATCGAAGAAGAGCGTGGGGCTTGGCAATACGTTGATGAATGATCGTTTCGGCAAAGGCAAGGGAAGCGACAGAAAGAAGCAGTCTTCCATCACTAGAACTAATCACGCCACCGGTGAACAGTATCTTGTCAACGAGAAGCAAGATGCCTCCTGGGTCAAGATGCGCTCCGTCACGGAGCAGGGCGCTCTGGATGAATTTTTGGCAACGGCGGAGCTGGCGGGAACTGATTTTACTGCCGAGAAGATGAACAATGTGAAAATTATTCATACCGACCAGAAGAACCCGTATCTCCTCTCTGCCAACGAAGAGCGCACTGTACTTGGCAAGCACAAGATGCACAGAGGTCGTCTGACCGTCCCCAGAAGACCACACTGGGATTCCACCACCACACCGCAGGAACTGGATGCCAGAGAAAGAGACGCCTTTTTaagctggaggagggggcTTGCAGAGCTGGAAGAGAACAATGATTTGCTCATGACGCCCTTTGAGCGAAATTTGGAAGTCTGGCGCCAATTGTGGCGAGTTATTGAGCGATCCGACCTCATTGTGCAGATTGTGGATGCTAGAAATCCGTTGCTCTTCCGCTCTGAAGATCTCGAGATCTATGTCAAGGATGTTGATCCGAAGAAGGAGAATCTGCTTTTAATCAACAAGGCAGATATGATGACTCTGGCTCAAAGAAGAGCGTGGGCTAAACACCTGAAGAAAGCTGGCATCGCCTACAAGTTCTTTTCAGCTCAGTTGGCGAAGGAGCTGAATGAAGCAAGGGACGAAGATGGTGGATcagaggacgaggtggaaaAGCCATCCTCCCACAGTGCCGGCAAACAGCCCGCAACGGGCGAGGACTCGTCGGAAGAGGAAAGCGAGGATGATGGCGGTGCTCCAACTGCagttgatgaagatgaggacaCCCAGATTCTCACCGTTGAAGAGTTAGAGGACATATTTCTCCAACATTCTCCCAAAGATGCAG CATCGGATCACAAATTACAAGTAGGATTGGTTGGATACCCCAACGTCGGAAAATCATCCACCATCAACGCTTTAATAGGCGCCAAGAAGGTTTCAGTCTCATCAACACCCGGAAAGACCAAGCACTTCCAGACGATCCACTTGAGCGAGAATGTCATTCTCTGCGATTGCCCCGGTCTCGTGTTTCCCAACTTTGCCTTTACCAAAGCTGATCTTGTCTGCAATGGCGTGTTGCCCATCGATCAAATGAGAGAGTACACCGGCCCCGTAGGGTTGGTCACTCAGCGAATCCCACAGAGATTCCTCGAGGCCATCTATGGCATTCAGATCAAGACACGCCCCCTCGAGGAGGGTGGCAGTGGTATCCCGACTGGAGAAGAACTGCTGCGCGCGTATGCAAGGGCCAGAGGCTTCCAAACTCAAGGCCTAGGTCAGCCCGACGAGGCCAGAGCATCTCGCTACGTCCTGAAGGACTACGTCAACGGCAAGCTGCTCTTTGTGCACCCACCGCCAGGAATCGAGGACGCCAAGGCCTTCAATCGAGAGCTGTACAGCGAATTCAACCTCCCTGAGAAGCGGCGCGCCGCGCTCGCTGCTGCGACCGAGGCCATGTCGCTGaaggacgacgacagcgTCACAGTTGACTCTGACATGATATCCATCCCCGCGGGCCCAAAGACGGAGAAGCTCGACGCCCGCTTCTTCGGTCCTGACAAGTCCCAGGGCCACATCGCCATGCCTTTCAACCACAAATACACCGAGCAGGGCCAGGCTGCTGGCAGAATGCTTACTGGAAGAAAGGCCCGCACCGTCGTTGCGTTGGAGAACGGGATAGACCCGAAGGACGTGCAACTATTGAGCAGCAAGAAGCACTTCAAGGGCGGGGCTAAGAATGGCAAAAGCAAGAAGCACAGATACATGAACACGGATGACTAA
- the ltv1 gene encoding Protein LTV1 has product MPRGKWIDKKTAQHFTLVHRPQNDPLIHDSTAPAMVLNPTQPKPGSSKVKHLDDLASEFGSDAAAIRANEGEAASYGVYFDDTEYDYMQHLRDLNSASSGEVVFIEANTKSKGKQKESLEDALKKMDLEQKSGDLFEDEMLPSKNLTRVTYQAQQDVPDSIRGFQPDMDPRLREVLEALDDEAYVDDEDDDIFKNLTKDGQEIKDGEFDDADFFDEDEDGWESDDTAKPTKEYKEVIPELVAVPEHPEVGPSQDWMEDFKQFKKEQKSGKPRAAPSHSELQSTWTTTTNGGRKKKRKGALTDASNYSMTSSSLVRTEQMSLLDARFDKIEESYLEDPEDDMASISQASTSSVVGPTRRDFDGILDDFLGSYTKPGKRTSKKSKAQTGLEQLEEIRRELGPPRIRGRNVGT; this is encoded by the exons ATGCCTCGAGGAAAGTGGAT cgacaagaagacggcccAGCATTTTACGCTGGTCCATCGACCGCAAAATGACCCTCTCATCCACGACTCGACGGCCccggccatggtgttgaaccCGACCCAGCCAAAGCCTGGCTCCTCAAAAGTGAAACATCTCGACGATTTGGCGTCAGAATTTGGCTCTGATGCCGCCGCAATTCGAGCCAACGAAGGCGAGGCTGCTAGCTACGGAGTCTACTTCGATGATACCGAATACGATTATATGCAGCATTTGCGCGATCTCAACTCGGCGTCCAGTGGGGAGGTTGTTTTCATCGAGGCGAATACCAAGAGTAAGGGGAAACAAAAGGAATCATTAGAAGATGCGCTGAAGAAAATGGATCTGGAGCAAAAGTCGGGCGACTTATTTGAGGATGAAATGCTGCCCTCAAAGAACCTCACCCGGGTCACCTACCAGGCCCAACAAGATGTCCCTGATTCGATTCGCGGATTTCAGCCGGACATGGACCCTAGATTAAGGGAGGTTCTCGAGGCCTTGGATGACGAGGCTTACgtagacgacgaggacgacgataTTTTCAAAAACCTCACAAAAGACGGACAGGAGATCAAAGATGGTGAATTTGATGACGCCGACTTTttcgacgaggatgaagatggctggGAGTCGGATGATACCGCCAAGCCCACAAAGGAGTACAAGGAAGTAATACCAGAGCTCGTTGCAGTGCCAGAGCACCCCGAGGTCGGGCCGTCACAAGACTGGATGGAGGACTTTAAGCAATTCAAAAAGGAACAAAAGTCTGGCAAGCCTCGCGCTGCGCCGTCCCACTCCGAACTCCAGTCCACTTGGACGACCACCACAAATGGCGgtcgaaagaagaagagaaagggtGCTTTGACCGACGCGTCCAACTACTCCATGACATCGTCATCGCTTGTGCGCACAGAGCAAATGTCTCTTCTGGACGCCAGGTTCGACAAGATTGAGGAATCGTATCTGGAAGACCCAGAGGACGACATGGCTTCTATTTCCCAGGCATCAACATCTAGCGTCGTTGGACCTACGAGAAGAGACTTTGACGGAATTCTGGACGACTTCCTCGGGAGTTACACGAAACCTGGAAAGAGAACGTCTAAAAAGTCCAAGGCACAGACTGGCTTGGAACAGTTGGAAGAGATACGAAGGGAGTTGGGTCCGCCTCGCATTCGCGGTCGAAATGTTGGAACATAG